The nucleotide window TTTATAGAGTGAACTATTCGTTCTAAGTCCGCAATGGGAAATCCTTCTTCTAATATAATGGCTAAACTGAGATATTTTGGAATGGCACCACACATGGCCACATCATTTACGGTGCCATGCACCGACAAACTTCCAATATCGCCCCCAGGGAAAAAGAGTGGATCAATGACAAATGAATCTGTGGAAAAGGCTAATTTTGTATTTCCCATTTCTAAAATTGCACCATCATGCAACTGATCTAAGACATCATTGGAAAGCGTAGATTGAAATAAATTTTGAATCAACTGATTCATTACTTTACCGCCACCGCCATGTGCCATCGTTATATGGCCGGAATTATCAAATGGTACCGGACAATTTAGTTTAAAATCTGTCATAAAATTATAATCCTAAAAATTGAATTCCCAATCCACTGGACAAAATAATACTTCCTGCAAAGGCATGGGTGTAAGGTTCAAATTTTCTGATCTGTACATACCCCAATCCTGTAATACCTAAATAAACAAAGCCCATCATGGTGCTGATGGTTACCAATGTAAAGACAAGACTCACGGCAAATAATCCAACATAACTATGTTGAAAAGTTGATGCCATTAACAAAGGTATTAATGGCTCGCATGGCCCCAATACAAAAAAGATAAATAAGGCCCAAATTGAATTTTTAGACACGGTAGTTCCTACCGAATGATGATGGGGTTTTGGATTGAAATAAACTTCTCGTAATCCCCATAATGTGTAAAGCAATCCGAATCCGATTAAAAACCAAGCAGCAATATCTCCACGGACTGATTTAATCCATTCAAATTGAGTCAATCCAATCCCTGCGCCTATGCCAATACCTGCAATAAACATGGATGAAAGTGTGTGTCCAAATCCACAAAATGCTGTTATGAACATTGTTTTCTTTTTTGTCCAGCGATTCGCTTGGGATAAGGCAACAAAGGGCAAATAATGGTCCGGGCCAAATAAAGTATGGATGAATGCTACTAATGCAGAAGATGACAGTAAAATCGCTAATTCGTTATTCATAAGTGTCTATGGTATTTATGATAGGCGGCACAAGCTCCTTCAGGAGAAACCATGGTGGCGCCAAACGGAGATTCTGGTGTGCATGTTTTTCCAAAAGCAGGACATTCATTAGGCCGTTTATGGCCCATCAAAATTTCACCACTAATACAATCAGCCGGTTCTTCTGCGGTGGTATTGATAACACCAAATTTCTTTTCTGCATCGAATTTTTCATATTTTTCGGTTAACCCCCATCCACTCATTGGGATTTCGCCAATACCACGCCATTTTCTCGGAATAACTTTAAACACATCTTTTAATATTTTTTGAGCCGGATCATTCCCGCGTTTTGTCACGGAACGAACATATTGATTTTCTACAACATACTTCCCCGCTTCTAATTGTTTTATGGTCATTAAAATCCCATGAAGAAGATCCACTGGTTCAAACCCTGTTACCACAATAGGGACTTTATATGTTTCGCATAGTAAAAAATATTCTTCATATCCCATGACAGTGCATACATGTCCTGCAGCGAGAAATCCCTGCACTTGATTTTTTTCCGATTGGAGAAT belongs to Candidatus Neomarinimicrobiota bacterium and includes:
- the hypD gene encoding hydrogenase formation protein HypD, whose product is MKYLDEYRDKETVLRLVDEIHKSTTQPWTIMEMCGGQTHSIIRYGIDELIPDKIRLVHGPGCPVCVTPVEMIDKALEIAAHPNVIFTSFGDMLRVPGSHGDLFTVKAKGGDVRIVYSPMDAVELATKNPNKDIVFFGVGFETTAPANAMTVVAAHAQKLKNFSVLISHVLVPPAIEAILQSEKNQVQGFLAAGHVCTVMGYEEYFLLCETYKVPIVVTGFEPVDLLHGILMTIKQLEAGKYVVENQYVRSVTKRGNDPAQKILKDVFKVIPRKWRGIGEIPMSGWGLTEKYEKFDAEKKFGVINTTAEEPADCISGEILMGHKRPNECPAFGKTCTPESPFGATMVSPEGACAAYHKYHRHL